From the Salvelinus namaycush isolate Seneca unplaced genomic scaffold, SaNama_1.0 Scaffold663, whole genome shotgun sequence genome, one window contains:
- the LOC120042379 gene encoding extensin isoform X2, producing the protein MADRELAFKAGDVIKVLDASNKDWWWGQIDEEEGWFPASFVRVEPHPPQPQTKQLFYINPIATPRFLNTTSKVRFPNVINQPSSHTPPTTHRLSLPTQRLPNITQPINHPAILHPPPTASPTASVCQRNVSQTLPNQSTIQPYSTHHPPPHPPPQSANATSPQHYPTNQPSSHTPPTTHRLTHRLSLPTQRLPNITQPINHPAILHPPPTASPTASVCQRNVSPTLPNQSTIQPYSTHHPPPHPPPQSANATSPQHYPTNQPSSHTPPTTHRPSLPTQRLPTLPNQLTIQPYSTHHPAILHPPPTASPTASVCQRNVSPTLPNQSTIQPYSTHHPPPHPPPQSANATSPQHYPTNQPSSHTPPTTHRPSLPTQRLPTLPNQLTIQPYSTHHPPPQSANATSPKHYPTNQPTHI; encoded by the exons ATGGCCGACCGAGAGTTGGCGTTTAAGGCCGGTGATGTCATCAAGGTGCTAGACGCGTCCAATAAGGACTGGTGGTGGGGTCAGATCGACGAGGAGGAGGGGTGGTTCCCCGCCAGCTTTGTACGG gtCGAACCCCACCCTCCTCAACCCCAAACAAAACAGCTTTTCTATATCAACCCCATAGCAACTCCTCGGTTCCTAAACACTACGTCTAAGGTGCGTTTCCCCAACGTCATCAATCAACCATCCAGCCATactccacccaccacccaccgCCTCAGTCTGCCAACGCAACGTCTCCCCAACATTACCCAACCAATCAACCATCCAGCCATactccacccaccacccaccgCCTCACCCACCGCCTCAGTCTGCCAACGCAACGTCTCCCAAACATTACCCAACCAATCAACCATCCAGCCATactccacccaccacccaccgCCTCACCCACCGCCTCAGTCTGCCAACGCAACGTCTCCCCAACATTACCCAACCAATCAACCATCCAGCCATactccacccaccacccaccgCCTCACCCACCGCCTCAGTCTGCCAACGCAACGTCTCCCCAACATTACCCAACCAATCAACCATCCAGCCATactccacccaccacccaccgCCTCACCCACCGCCTCAGTCTGCCAACGCAACGTCTCCCCAACATTACCCAACCAATCAACCATCCAGCCATactccacccaccacccaccgCCTCACCCACCGCCTCAGTCTGCCAACGCAACGTCTCCCCAACATTACCCAACCAATCAACCATCCAGCCATactccacccaccacccaccgCCCCAGTCTGCCAACGCAACGTCTCCCAACATTACCCAACCAATTAACCATCCAGCCATACTCCACCCACCATCCAGCCATactccacccaccacccaccgCCTCACCCACCGCCTCAGTCTGCCAACGCAACGTCTCCCCAACATTACCCAACCAATCAACCATCCAGCCATactccacccaccacccaccgCCTCACCCACCGCCTCAGTCTGCCAACGCAACGTCTCCCCAACATTACCCAACCAATCAACCATCCAGCCATactccacccaccacccaccgCCCCAGTCTGCCAACGCAACGTCTCCCAACATTACCCAACCAATTAACCATCCAGCCATactccacccaccacccaccgCCTCAGTCTGCCAACGCAACGTCTCCCAAACATTacccaaccaatcaaccaacgCACATCTAA